In Gracilibacillus salitolerans, the sequence GGCTTCTCTGATCCCCTCAGAGAAATTTTCCGAAATGAACATAACGAATCATACCATAATTCACAAAATCGACAAAACTTGATGAAAACGCGAACATTAACTTCATCCTTTTATTTTCATGTACATGCTCATTTATTCTGCTATTTTCACTAAACCAAATTAAAAGTCTATTTTTTTTGCATCCCTTTTCAACTAGATAATTTATCTAGTAAAACAAAAAACTGACTATTAAATAGCCAGTTTCATAGATAATCCACTTTATTTGGTTTTTTAGCTAAAAGAGCACTTATTATACCAATAATAGGAAATATAAGCGATAAAATAATAATTGGATTATAGCTGTCAAATACATCATATCCTACACCAAATGGTAAGGGACCTAAAGAAGAACCGATAACTCCTACTGTTACCCCGACACCATTAATACTTCCTATGTATTTTCTTCCAAAATAATTTGGCCAAATAACATTTAGGCCGATCCGTTCTAAACCAGCCGCAAGTCCCCATAAAACTCCAAATAAGATCGCCAGCAAGAAATTATTGGTTACTAATAATAGAAGTAATACAAAAAATTCGACTACGAAAATGGCTAATAAGACATAATTAGATTTGATTTTATCTATTATATACCCAGAAGCAAGTGACATAGGAATGCCGACAAAAGCCATTAAACTTAAAACCATCGCTGCTACTTCAAGTGATAAACCATTCGTTTTAAAAATGGAGGCAATATGGAATGTAATACCTGTATTGACCATTGCCGGAATACCAACACAGATTAAAATAGCCCAAAAAGCTTTTGTTTTCATTGCTTCCTTGAGTGTCCAATCCTCTTCTGCTTCCTCAATAGTTGGTGCTAATGGATTACCGCTATTACCTTCATTTTTTCTGTTAAAACCGTCAGGCTCCAAGCCGATCATTTCTGGTTTATTTTTTACTCCAAAAAAGGCTAAAGGAACAAAAAACGCCAATAATAAAATCCCCCAAAACCTCCAAGCAACTTGCCAATTCCAGGTTTGGATTAACCATGTATTGACAATTGGAAATAGCATAGCACTCGCAAATGAGAAAAGTGTAACTAAACTGAACGCACGCCCGCGCTTCTTGATAAACCATTGTGCAACAAGTGTATTCGGGATAAGCGACATACTCCCCTGTCCGAGTAATCTGACTAGAAAGAATCCAATTGCTAACATCCAGATAGATGTGATCATGCTATTAAAAAAACATGCGATCGCAAATAACGAACCAATCGTCACCATCATAAAGCGTTGTCCAAAACGATCAATAAAACGCCCGACGAATATCATTAATAAACCAGCTATTAACGTTGCTCCAGAATAAACACCAGATACCTGAGAACGTGTCCAACCAAAGTCATTTATGTACTCATCAATAAACTGTGAATTGGAATATGTTTGACCAGGTCCAGAAAAAAAGATGCCAAAACCACCAATAATTAGGATGAACCAACCATAATAAATTTTGTCAAAAATTCTTAGTTTAGAAAGCATGGCTTCACTCCTAGTTATAAAACGCATTCATCAAACAATAATATCTAACCACACCACTGTTTCACATGCAAACGTTTTGATCAGCTTATTTATCATTTTTAATGATTAAACATAGTTATTACTTGTGCAGTTTATTATATTTTCGTCGCTTTCGCAAAGAAAAAAGGAGGTCTCCCCCCTTTTTTTAAAACAACTTTTGCCAAGTCTCTGGACCCACAATTCCATCCACTTTTATATTATTCCGTCTTTGGTATTGCTTTACTTTTCGCTCTGTCTCTGGTCCGAAAATACCATCGACTTTTGCACCTACTTTACGTTGAATAATTTCAACTAATTCTCCTTTACTTCCTCTTTTTATAATGCCAGGATAATTGGCTACTACCGTCGTTTTTTTGTCTAGTCTTGCTCTGGTCACTGGACCGACAATTCCATCCACTTTTATACCTTCAGAACGTTGAAATGCTTTTACAGCTGATTCTGTTTCATTTCCAAAGACACCATCTGCACCATATTTATTTAAATTAAAACCAAGCTTTATTAATTCTCTTTGTAGATTTCGTACTTCCGTTCCATTGCTTTTTTCTTTTAAAGCTTCATTTGAACTAAACTGGTTTACATATGAGATTGGATTCATAGTAGATGATGGTTTATCAGCACGATATCCATAGGGTGGAGCTGTTTCTACCTTTTTACGTATTTCGAAATGCAAATGTGATCCTGTTACATATCCAGTTGCTCCTTGATAACCAATTACTTTGTTTTGCGATACAGGTTGACCGCTATTAACAGCGACAGAATCTAGGTGTGCATATAGTTGAGTTCTGTTATTCCGATCTCTTATTAGCACTACATTTCCGTAGC encodes:
- a CDS encoding MFS transporter; translated protein: MLSKLRIFDKIYYGWFILIIGGFGIFFSGPGQTYSNSQFIDEYINDFGWTRSQVSGVYSGATLIAGLLMIFVGRFIDRFGQRFMMVTIGSLFAIACFFNSMITSIWMLAIGFFLVRLLGQGSMSLIPNTLVAQWFIKKRGRAFSLVTLFSFASAMLFPIVNTWLIQTWNWQVAWRFWGILLLAFFVPLAFFGVKNKPEMIGLEPDGFNRKNEGNSGNPLAPTIEEAEEDWTLKEAMKTKAFWAILICVGIPAMVNTGITFHIASIFKTNGLSLEVAAMVLSLMAFVGIPMSLASGYIIDKIKSNYVLLAIFVVEFFVLLLLLVTNNFLLAILFGVLWGLAAGLERIGLNVIWPNYFGRKYIGSINGVGVTVGVIGSSLGPLPFGVGYDVFDSYNPIIILSLIFPIIGIISALLAKKPNKVDYL
- a CDS encoding peptidoglycan-binding protein → MAEFRGFRITSPYGYRTHPIRGSRDFHAGVDLVKSHQAPIHAFTSGTVIYAGFGKSGTGLGGYGNVVLIRDRNNRTQLYAHLDSVAVNSGQPVSQNKVIGYQGATGYVTGSHLHFEIRKKVETAPPYGYRADKPSSTMNPISYVNQFSSNEALKEKSNGTEVRNLQRELIKLGFNLNKYGADGVFGNETESAVKAFQRSEGIKVDGIVGPVTRARLDKKTTVVANYPGIIKRGSKGELVEIIQRKVGAKVDGIFGPETERKVKQYQRRNNIKVDGIVGPETWQKLF